The Neodiprion fabricii isolate iyNeoFabr1 chromosome 4, iyNeoFabr1.1, whole genome shotgun sequence genome window below encodes:
- the LOC124179441 gene encoding interferon-related developmental regulator 2 translates to MPGKGSKKRSSAHGGKRAELMSDDDSINNDACSVASGQSDSRSVMDDGNFNDTEVDEIAQQEALEEKLKEAIDGLTQKCAKSRTTCFNGIEKAFTMKYIPDFVEDRKMTITDSIERALKKGRGDEQSAAARLASLLCVQLGAFDSAEIIVKDLKTVLISTANNKSISPTARAECYWTLSMMQFLSGNDAADTIEIMQLLLTAFYDSASADLTALQATILSAWTLLLTLMASSDVHNLISSSNTTDSYMLSLNQIRELLESAHLELRLAAGDALAVIFELGRDYSEEDEIFWAIDLIAILKDLATDSNRHRAKKDRKQQKASFRDILRYIVEDEFPELQIKFGHETLYLEDWCTRVQYTACCRLLGPGLNIHLGENKLLREIFSLGDRVMAPQSSQRRATKQQRNLLNAAAFKARTRQRNKNRDKRSATLAS, encoded by the exons CTCATGGCGGAAAAAGGGCTGAGCTGATGTCTGACGACGACTCGATTAACAATGACGCTTGTAGCGTTGCTAGCGGTCAGTCGGACAGTCGCAGCGTGATGGATGATGGTAACTTCAACGACACTGAGGTGGATGAAATAGCTCAGCAAGAAGCGCTAGAGGAAAAGCTGAAGGAAGCGATCGATGGTCTAACTCAGAAGTGTGCCAAATCAAGAACAACATGCTTCAACGGCATAGAAAAGGCCTTCACTATGAAATACATTCCAGACTTTGTGGAGGACAGAAAAATGACAATCACCGACAGCATAGAACGAGCCCTCAAGAAGGGACGAGGCGACGAACAATCTGCTGCTGCTCGACTTGCTAGCTTACTATGCGTTCAACTTGGAGCTTTTGACAGTGCCGAAATAATAGTCAAGGATCTCAAGACTGTTTTAATATCTACTGCCAACAACAAGTCTATCTCACCAACTGCCAGAGCTGAG TGTTATTGGACCCTCAGTATGATGCAATTTTTATCAGGCAACGACGCTGCAGATACAATCGAAATTATGCAACTACTTTTGACCGCATTCTACGATTCTGCTTCCGCTGATCTTACGGCCCTGCAGGCAACAATTCTCTCAGCATGGACACTTCTTTTGACGCTTATGGCATCTTCAGATGTTCACAACTTGATTAGTAGTAGTAACACAACGGACTCCTACATGCT ATCACTGAATCAGATACGGGAATTACTGGAATCTGCACATCTGGAACTACGCCTAGCAGCCGGCGATGCTTTAGCAGTAATATTTGAGCTTGGGCGCGATTACTCGGAGGAAGACGAAATATTCTGGGCAATAGATCTTATCGCAATTCTCAAGGATCTAGCAACTGATTCAAACAGGCATAGAGCCAAGAAAGATCGCAAACAACAGAAGGCCAGTTTTAGAGACATACTGCGGTACATAGTG gAGGATGAGTTTCCAGAGCTACAAATAAAGTTCGGACATGAAACTCTGTATTTGGAAGATTGGTGTACCCGAGTTCAGTACACCGCTTGTTGTCGCCTCCTTGGCCCCGGTCTCAATATTCATTTAGGGGAAAATAAGCTTCTCCGCGAGATTTTTAGTTTGGGAGATAGAGTCATGGCACCTCAATCATCACAAAGGAGAGCGACGAAACAGCAAAGG AATCTTTTAAATGCCGCTGCGTTCAAAGCACGGACAAGGCAGCGCAACAAAAACCGGGACAAACGCTCTGCTACTCTAGCTTcctaa